One segment of Arcanobacterium haemolyticum DSM 20595 DNA contains the following:
- a CDS encoding RNA-binding protein, whose amino-acid sequence MLADALEHLVRGIVDNPDEVEVSSRTNRRGELLEVRVNPEDLGRVIGRNGRTAKALRSVMGALATNGSVRVDVIETDR is encoded by the coding sequence ATGTTAGCCGATGCCTTGGAACACCTCGTCCGTGGAATCGTGGATAACCCCGATGAAGTCGAGGTTTCATCCCGTACCAACCGTCGCGGCGAACTTCTTGAAGTTCGTGTTAACCCGGAGGACTTGGGCCGCGTGATTGGCCGTAATGGCCGCACGGCCAAGGCGTTGCGTTCTGTTATGGGCGCACTGGCGACGAACGGTTCCGTTCGCGTTGATGTGATCGAAACTGATCGCTGA